A single window of Priestia filamentosa DNA harbors:
- a CDS encoding DHA2 family efflux MFS transporter permease subunit yields MNNQTKTVSNSIKKGPIMFIMVLGAFLATLNQTLMSVATPELMVEFNISATTAQWLTTGYMLVNGVLIPITAYLMQRFTTRELFQASMFIFLAGTIVSAVASGFSVLLTGRMIQAAGAGIIMPLLTHVILTIFPREKRGAAMGMVGLAVIFAPAIGPTIAGYIIENYKWETMFYGMIPFALVVIVLGFIYLRNVSDRIKTKFDILSVALSTIGFGALLYGFSQAGSLGWSHIEVLSTIAVGILSLFLFSWKELRSQNPLLDLRVFKYNMFSLTTIINIAVTMIMYADMMLLPLYLQDMRGYTAVESGLLLLPGALVMGFLMPVTGKLFDRFGAKWLAIIGMIVTIVTTLGFINLTDSTSYTYLILMSTGRRIGMALMMMPIQTAGLNQLPQQLNAHGTAISNTIRQVAGAVGTSLLVTVMTTRTESHLQDMMPTLVTKGLSQKELITEASIQGVNDAYLVIIGIGIIGLLMSFFIKKVKQASEVESNNPSEKAVAEKLSTN; encoded by the coding sequence TTGAATAATCAAACGAAAACAGTTTCCAATTCGATAAAAAAAGGACCGATTATGTTTATTATGGTTTTAGGTGCTTTTCTTGCTACCTTAAACCAAACACTCATGAGCGTCGCTACTCCTGAACTAATGGTTGAATTCAACATTTCAGCTACAACAGCTCAGTGGTTAACGACGGGTTATATGTTAGTAAATGGTGTCTTAATTCCGATTACTGCCTACTTAATGCAACGTTTTACAACACGCGAACTTTTTCAAGCTTCCATGTTCATCTTTTTAGCAGGGACAATTGTTTCAGCTGTAGCATCAGGATTTTCTGTCTTGTTAACTGGACGTATGATTCAAGCAGCAGGTGCGGGGATTATTATGCCATTGCTTACACATGTTATTTTGACGATCTTCCCTCGTGAAAAGAGAGGAGCGGCCATGGGAATGGTCGGTCTTGCTGTTATTTTCGCCCCAGCAATTGGACCAACAATTGCCGGATATATTATTGAAAACTACAAATGGGAAACAATGTTTTATGGAATGATTCCGTTTGCCCTTGTTGTTATTGTATTAGGATTCATTTATCTCCGTAATGTATCTGATCGAATTAAAACAAAATTTGATATCTTAAGTGTTGCCCTTTCTACGATAGGTTTTGGGGCCTTACTTTATGGATTTAGCCAAGCTGGAAGTCTTGGATGGTCACATATAGAAGTGCTAAGCACAATAGCTGTCGGAATTTTGTCTCTTTTCCTCTTTTCATGGAAAGAATTAAGATCTCAAAATCCATTGCTTGATTTACGTGTGTTTAAATACAATATGTTCTCCTTAACAACTATCATTAATATTGCAGTTACGATGATTATGTATGCAGATATGATGTTACTGCCATTATATCTACAGGATATGCGTGGTTACACAGCTGTGGAGTCTGGTCTTCTTCTTCTTCCAGGTGCTCTTGTCATGGGCTTCCTTATGCCAGTGACTGGAAAGCTGTTCGATCGCTTTGGTGCGAAATGGTTAGCTATTATTGGCATGATTGTAACTATTGTGACAACTCTTGGTTTTATCAACTTAACGGATTCAACTAGTTATACCTATTTGATTCTCATGTCAACAGGACGACGCATTGGAATGGCCTTAATGATGATGCCGATACAAACTGCAGGCTTAAATCAGCTTCCACAACAATTAAATGCTCATGGAACAGCAATAAGTAATACAATTCGTCAAGTTGCCGGTGCTGTCGGCACTTCACTTCTTGTAACAGTGATGACAACCCGTACAGAGTCACATCTACAGGATATGATGCCTACACTTGTTACAAAAGGTTTGTCTCAAAAAGAGCTTATTACAGAAGCTTCTATCCAAGGGGTGAATGACGCTTATCTTGTGATTATTGGGATTGGTATTATTGGCCTGCTAATGTCCTTCTTTATTAAAAAAGTGAAACAGGCCTCTGAAGTAGAATCTAATAATCCTTCAGAAAAAGCAGTAGCAGAGAAATTAAGCACAAATTAA
- the mutS gene encoding DNA mismatch repair protein MutS: MAGYTPMIQQYLKIKAEHEDAFLFFRLGDFYEMFFNDALTASRELEITLTSRDGGGSERIPMCGIPYHSANGYIERLIEKGYKVAICEQVEDPKTAKGVVKREVVQVISPGTLMNESGLREKENNYIGSLTEFEDGTFGLSFADLSTGESYVTLLAKDIDAVVGELYTRMVREIVVSENFSGSVLARLKESMTMTISYSEETESDEEIEKLTSHLQQDKLVKTSARLFHYLRKTQNRSLDHLQRPLFYQIDQFMKIDFYSKRNLELTETIRSKGKKGSLLWLLDETVTAMGGRLLKQWIDRPLLKKADIERRHTMVATLMEQFFEKEELRDLLKDVYDLERLAGRVAFGNVNARDLVQLKKSLNNVPAIEEVIKRLDQPYAEELLNGLDRCEDLASLLEESIVEQPPLSIKDGDIISDGYNADLDQYRDASKNGKSWIAALERREREKTGIKSLKIGYNRVFGYYIEVTRANLHLLKEGQYERKQTLTNAERFITPELKEKETLILEAQEKSVELEYTLFLEIRERVKEYIPRLQKLAKALSELDVLQAFAKVSEERHYVQPSFSESQSLELENGRHPVVEKVMNSQEYVPNSCNMSDDRSILLITGPNMSGKSTYMRQIALTSILAQIGCFVPADRAVLPIFDQVFTRIGAADDLISGQSTFMVEMLEARNALVNATQNSLILLDEIGRGTSTYDGMALAQAIVEYIHEYIGATTLFSTHYHELTVLEDELKKLYNVHVSAIEKDGKVVFLHKIKDGAADQSYGIHVAELAELPGPLLDRARVILKDLEEGSFEVPKAPVKSIEDTQLAHKEVSAAREEVEEVQEEIKEEASQLSFFQEEKASVPEEKLSKKEQDILRKLKDLDILEMTPLQALNTVYSLQKQLKKK; the protein is encoded by the coding sequence ATGGCAGGGTATACGCCAATGATACAGCAATATTTAAAAATCAAGGCAGAGCATGAAGATGCCTTTTTATTTTTTCGCCTTGGAGACTTTTATGAAATGTTCTTCAATGACGCGCTCACTGCGTCTCGTGAACTTGAAATTACGTTAACAAGCCGCGATGGAGGCGGAAGTGAACGCATTCCAATGTGTGGCATTCCATATCATTCTGCAAACGGCTATATTGAAAGACTTATCGAAAAAGGCTATAAAGTAGCTATTTGTGAACAAGTGGAAGATCCTAAAACAGCTAAGGGCGTTGTAAAACGAGAAGTTGTGCAAGTAATTTCACCAGGAACGCTTATGAATGAGAGCGGGTTGCGTGAGAAAGAAAACAATTATATTGGCAGTTTAACAGAATTTGAGGATGGGACGTTTGGCCTTTCATTTGCAGATTTATCAACAGGTGAAAGCTATGTCACTCTTTTAGCAAAAGATATTGATGCGGTTGTTGGGGAACTTTATACGAGAATGGTTCGTGAAATTGTCGTGTCTGAAAACTTTTCAGGCAGTGTTTTAGCACGTCTGAAAGAAAGTATGACAATGACGATTTCTTACTCGGAAGAAACCGAATCAGACGAAGAAATTGAGAAACTAACATCACACCTTCAACAAGACAAGCTTGTAAAAACGAGCGCACGTCTTTTCCACTACTTGCGTAAAACACAAAATAGATCACTTGATCACTTACAGCGTCCACTCTTTTACCAAATTGATCAGTTTATGAAAATTGACTTTTACTCTAAGCGCAATTTAGAGCTAACAGAGACGATTCGTTCTAAAGGTAAGAAAGGTTCACTTCTATGGCTTTTAGATGAAACAGTAACAGCAATGGGAGGGCGCTTATTAAAACAGTGGATCGACAGACCGCTTCTAAAAAAGGCAGACATTGAGCGCCGTCATACAATGGTTGCAACGCTTATGGAACAGTTTTTCGAAAAAGAAGAACTTCGTGACTTGCTAAAAGACGTTTACGATCTTGAGCGTTTAGCAGGACGAGTTGCCTTTGGAAATGTTAATGCTCGGGACCTTGTGCAGCTAAAAAAATCGTTAAACAACGTTCCAGCCATTGAAGAAGTGATAAAACGGCTTGATCAGCCATATGCAGAAGAGCTGTTAAATGGCTTAGATCGCTGTGAAGATTTAGCTTCTTTGCTCGAAGAAAGCATTGTCGAGCAACCGCCTCTTTCCATTAAAGACGGAGATATTATTTCTGACGGTTATAACGCTGATCTTGATCAATACCGAGATGCAAGCAAAAACGGAAAGTCATGGATTGCAGCGCTTGAACGAAGAGAGCGTGAAAAAACAGGCATCAAATCGCTAAAAATCGGCTATAACCGCGTTTTTGGTTATTATATTGAAGTAACTCGCGCAAATCTGCATCTTTTAAAAGAAGGGCAGTACGAGCGCAAACAAACCTTAACAAACGCGGAGCGTTTTATTACGCCTGAACTAAAAGAGAAAGAAACATTAATTCTAGAAGCGCAGGAGAAGAGCGTTGAACTAGAATATACGCTGTTTCTTGAAATTCGCGAACGTGTAAAAGAATATATTCCACGTTTGCAAAAGCTTGCGAAAGCGTTGAGCGAACTTGATGTTTTACAAGCCTTTGCGAAAGTGAGTGAAGAACGTCATTATGTACAGCCGTCATTTTCTGAGTCGCAATCATTAGAGCTTGAAAATGGTCGCCACCCTGTTGTCGAGAAAGTGATGAACTCTCAAGAATATGTGCCAAACAGCTGCAATATGTCTGATGACCGCTCTATTTTACTTATTACAGGACCAAACATGTCTGGTAAAAGTACGTATATGCGTCAAATTGCGTTAACATCTATTTTGGCTCAAATTGGCTGCTTTGTACCAGCAGATAGAGCAGTATTACCAATCTTTGACCAAGTGTTCACAAGAATTGGAGCAGCAGATGACTTAATTTCAGGTCAAAGTACATTTATGGTAGAGATGCTGGAAGCTCGCAATGCGCTCGTAAATGCAACACAAAACAGCTTGATTTTACTTGATGAAATTGGTCGCGGAACGTCTACATATGACGGAATGGCACTCGCTCAAGCAATTGTTGAATATATTCACGAATATATTGGGGCAACAACGCTGTTTTCAACACACTACCACGAGCTTACAGTTCTAGAAGACGAGCTGAAAAAGCTTTATAATGTACATGTAAGCGCAATTGAAAAGGATGGAAAAGTTGTTTTCCTTCATAAAATCAAAGACGGAGCTGCTGATCAAAGCTATGGTATCCATGTTGCAGAGCTTGCTGAACTTCCAGGCCCATTATTAGACAGAGCTCGAGTTATTTTAAAAGATCTTGAAGAAGGCAGCTTTGAAGTTCCAAAAGCACCTGTAAAAAGCATAGAAGATACACAACTTGCCCATAAAGAAGTGAGTGCAGCAAGGGAAGAAGTAGAAGAAGTTCAAGAAGAAATTAAAGAAGAAGCGTCACAGCTTTCATTCTTCCAAGAAGAAAAAGCAAGTGTACCAGAAGAAAAACTTTCGAAAAAAGAGCAAGATATTTTGAGAAAGCTAAAAGACCTTGATATTCTAGAAATGACGCCACTTCAGGCGCTAAATACGGTATATAGTCTGCAAAAGCAGCTGAAGAAAAAATAA
- the mutL gene encoding DNA mismatch repair endonuclease MutL, which produces MARIVQLSDELSNKIAAGEVVERPASVVKELVENAIDANSTVIEVELVEAGLTKIRIVDNGDGIENEDCLTAFRRHATSKIKNEGDLFRIRTLGFRGEALPSIASVSEVDLKTSCGDDAGTHLYLRGGEVVTHELYSSRKGTDITITNLFFNTPARLKYMKTINTELGNITDIMNRLALANPHISFKLLHHDRKLLHTNGNGDVRQVLASIYGIRIAKNMIPIKASSLDYEVDGYIALPEVTRASRAYMSTVINGRHIKNFGLLKAITAGYHTLLPIGRYPIVFLNIKMDPLLVDVNVHPTKLEVRLSKEDELFSLVEGSIKKVFKKEQLIPEVATKAPVTKAKPQSEQSVMSFDYNESPSVKEERVVMYERAPEPPPAEESVKEDLAWLNELEQEEERKFNEALKPQQENLLVEKERVEEESAEEEESSSRVPTLYPIGQMHGTYILAQNENGLYIIDQHAAQERIKYEYFRDKLGEVEPEVQEMLVPITLEYSANEAIVIEEHREALASVGVFIESFGHNSFIVRSHPQWFPKGEEKETIEEMIEQVLSMRKVDIIKLREEAAIMMSCKGSIKANHHLRHDEIFALLQSLRASSDPFTCPHGRPIIVHYSTYEMEKMFKRVM; this is translated from the coding sequence ATGGCACGAATTGTACAGCTCTCTGATGAGCTATCAAATAAAATTGCTGCAGGAGAAGTTGTCGAACGGCCAGCATCGGTTGTAAAAGAGCTTGTGGAAAATGCGATTGATGCTAACAGCACCGTCATTGAAGTGGAGCTTGTTGAAGCAGGATTAACGAAAATTCGGATTGTCGATAACGGAGATGGCATTGAAAATGAAGATTGCTTAACCGCTTTTCGACGTCATGCAACAAGCAAAATTAAAAATGAAGGAGATCTTTTTCGGATTAGAACGCTCGGCTTCCGCGGTGAAGCATTACCAAGTATTGCTTCTGTTTCAGAAGTAGATTTAAAAACAAGCTGTGGAGATGATGCTGGTACTCACCTTTATTTAAGAGGTGGGGAAGTTGTGACACATGAGCTCTACTCAAGTCGCAAAGGAACAGATATTACCATTACAAATCTCTTTTTTAATACGCCAGCACGTTTAAAATATATGAAAACCATTAACACAGAGCTTGGCAATATTACAGATATTATGAACCGTCTTGCTCTTGCGAATCCACACATTTCATTTAAGCTCCTGCATCATGATCGTAAACTGCTTCATACAAATGGAAATGGAGACGTGCGTCAAGTGCTTGCTTCGATTTACGGAATCCGAATTGCCAAAAACATGATTCCGATTAAAGCTTCTTCACTTGATTATGAAGTTGACGGCTATATTGCACTTCCTGAAGTGACAAGGGCTTCAAGAGCCTATATGTCGACGGTTATTAACGGCCGGCATATTAAAAACTTTGGCTTGTTAAAAGCCATAACGGCTGGATATCATACGCTTTTGCCAATTGGCCGCTATCCAATCGTATTTTTAAATATTAAAATGGACCCGCTTCTAGTCGATGTTAACGTACACCCAACAAAGCTTGAAGTTCGGTTAAGTAAAGAAGACGAGCTATTTTCTCTTGTTGAGGGAAGCATTAAAAAAGTATTTAAAAAAGAGCAGCTTATCCCAGAAGTGGCCACAAAAGCGCCTGTTACAAAAGCAAAACCGCAAAGTGAGCAAAGCGTTATGTCATTTGACTACAATGAGTCGCCTTCTGTAAAAGAAGAGAGGGTAGTAATGTATGAAAGAGCCCCAGAGCCGCCTCCAGCTGAAGAGTCTGTAAAAGAGGATTTAGCATGGTTAAATGAGCTTGAACAGGAAGAAGAAAGAAAGTTTAATGAAGCACTCAAGCCACAGCAAGAGAATCTCCTTGTTGAAAAAGAGCGTGTAGAGGAAGAAAGCGCAGAGGAAGAAGAATCCTCTTCTCGTGTTCCCACGCTTTATCCAATTGGTCAAATGCATGGAACGTACATTTTAGCCCAAAATGAGAACGGTCTTTATATTATTGACCAGCATGCGGCACAAGAGCGAATCAAATACGAATACTTTCGTGACAAGCTTGGTGAAGTAGAGCCAGAAGTACAGGAAATGCTTGTTCCGATTACGCTTGAGTATTCAGCAAATGAAGCTATTGTAATTGAGGAACACCGGGAAGCGCTAGCTAGCGTTGGCGTTTTTATTGAGTCGTTTGGTCACAACAGCTTTATCGTTCGCTCACATCCGCAATGGTTTCCAAAAGGAGAAGAAAAAGAAACCATTGAAGAAATGATTGAACAAGTGCTTTCAATGCGAAAAGTGGATATCATCAAGCTACGTGAAGAAGCAGCCATTATGATGAGCTGTAAAGGCTCTATTAAAGCAAACCATCATCTTCGTCATGATGAAATTTTTGCGCTCTTACAGTCTTTAAGGGCATCAAGTGATCCATTCACATGTCCGCACGGTCGTCCAATTATCGTTCATTATTCAACATATGAGATGGAGAAAATGTTTAAGCGGGTGATGTAA
- a CDS encoding VLRF1 family aeRF1-type release factor has translation MSLNEIFNKLEHVKTQAPDKILTLYINTDRRDQDQQGGEYKIALKTGFKRLEEYMKRSDEEEQKRVCALRGKVEGYIRDQERKMPRSFVIFASCDSEIWEVLSLQIPVETNFYWEEHPVLEPLQSLYETYPNTGIVLLQQTEVKIIDTKLSKVQGVKHYQYDLDIDDWRLHEGPSKADINMGGGANVASQKDEFQERVTANQKRFWKSMGSKLDKIAADNKWSSILLVGDKEIAKTIEGNMNKRIDEMIEKNLLNEEENKVVQELLKTS, from the coding sequence ATGAGTCTAAACGAGATTTTTAATAAGCTAGAGCACGTGAAAACTCAGGCACCAGACAAAATCCTCACGCTGTACATTAACACAGATCGGCGCGATCAAGATCAGCAAGGCGGAGAATATAAAATAGCGCTTAAAACAGGATTTAAAAGACTAGAAGAGTACATGAAAAGAAGTGATGAAGAAGAGCAAAAAAGAGTGTGTGCTCTCCGTGGGAAAGTAGAAGGATATATAAGAGATCAGGAACGGAAGATGCCACGCAGTTTTGTAATTTTTGCATCATGCGACAGCGAAATTTGGGAGGTTCTGTCTCTTCAGATTCCTGTTGAAACAAATTTTTATTGGGAAGAACACCCTGTCTTAGAGCCGCTTCAGAGTCTTTATGAAACATACCCAAATACAGGAATTGTGCTGCTTCAGCAAACAGAAGTAAAAATTATTGATACAAAGCTTTCTAAAGTTCAAGGGGTTAAACATTATCAGTATGATCTTGATATAGATGATTGGCGCCTACATGAAGGACCTTCAAAAGCGGATATAAACATGGGTGGAGGAGCTAATGTAGCAAGTCAGAAAGACGAGTTTCAAGAGCGTGTTACCGCCAATCAGAAGCGCTTTTGGAAGAGCATGGGAAGCAAACTCGACAAAATTGCCGCAGACAATAAATGGTCTTCAATTCTTCTTGTAGGAGATAAGGAGATTGCAAAAACAATTGAAGGAAATATGAATAAGAGAATAGATGAGATGATTGAGAAAAACTTACTGAATGAAGAAGAAAATAAAGTCGTTCAAGAGCTTTTAAAAACGTCTTAA
- the cotE gene encoding outer spore coat protein CotE, whose protein sequence is MANYREIITKAVTGKGRKFTQSSHTLTPPNKPTSILGCWVINHQYKARKRGNLVEVDGTYDINTWYSYDDNTKTEVVTEETSYKDTIRLRYRDAEQINDEECDVIVRVLQQPNCLEATISPKGHKVLVQVERELLAEVVGETKLVVAVNPDGLEDDDFDLDVDDEEFEDLDPDFILGDEE, encoded by the coding sequence ATGGCAAACTATAGAGAGATTATTACAAAAGCTGTTACAGGCAAAGGCCGAAAGTTTACGCAGTCATCTCATACGTTAACACCACCGAATAAACCAACAAGTATTCTCGGTTGCTGGGTTATCAACCATCAATATAAAGCGAGAAAACGTGGAAACCTTGTAGAAGTTGATGGAACGTATGATATTAACACATGGTATTCTTATGATGATAATACAAAAACAGAAGTTGTGACAGAGGAAACATCGTATAAAGATACAATTCGTCTTCGCTACCGAGATGCCGAACAAATTAATGATGAAGAGTGCGATGTAATTGTGCGCGTACTTCAGCAGCCAAACTGCCTTGAAGCAACAATCTCACCAAAAGGCCATAAAGTGCTTGTCCAAGTGGAAAGAGAGCTGTTAGCTGAAGTTGTTGGAGAAACAAAGCTCGTTGTTGCCGTGAATCCGGACGGCCTTGAAGATGACGACTTTGATTTAGATGTTGATGATGAAGAGTTTGAAGATTTAGATCCAGATTTCATCCTAGGTGATGAAGAATAA
- a CDS encoding amino acid permease, translating to MQEQKLARGLKNRHVQLIAIGGAIGTGLFLGAGKSIHLAGPSILFAYIITGMICFLIMRSLGELLLTNLEYHSFVDFVQDYLGNMAAFITGWTYWFCWISIAMADLTAIGLYTQYWFPSVPQWVPGLIALVILLIMNLATVKLFGEMEFWFALIKVIAILALIVIGIFMILKGFSTDSGPATFANLWNHGGMFPNGMNGFILSFQMVVFAFVGIELVGLTAGETENPEKVLPKAINNIPLRILIFYIGALIVIMSIYPWNAINPAESPFVQVFVAVGIVAAATIINFVVLTSAASACNSAIFSTSRMMYSLAKDKNAPEALAKLTANKVPSNALFFSAVVVLIGVVLNYTMPEGVFTLITSISTVCFIFIWGITVICHLKYRKTRPDLAKVNKFKLPLYPFSNYLILAFLAFIIVVLALAEDTRVSLFVTPVWFILLIVIYKVQAGKIKKDVASKK from the coding sequence ATGCAAGAACAGAAACTGGCGAGAGGTTTAAAAAACCGACACGTACAATTAATAGCAATTGGTGGAGCAATTGGAACAGGTCTTTTCCTTGGAGCTGGAAAGTCCATTCACCTTGCAGGCCCATCAATTTTATTTGCTTATATTATTACAGGAATGATCTGCTTTTTAATTATGCGCTCGCTTGGAGAATTACTCCTAACAAATTTAGAGTATCATTCTTTTGTTGATTTTGTACAAGACTATTTAGGAAATATGGCTGCCTTTATTACCGGTTGGACCTACTGGTTTTGCTGGATTTCCATTGCAATGGCAGACTTAACCGCAATTGGCCTTTATACACAATATTGGTTCCCGAGCGTTCCGCAATGGGTTCCAGGATTGATTGCGCTTGTAATTTTATTAATTATGAACCTTGCCACTGTCAAACTTTTTGGTGAGATGGAGTTTTGGTTTGCTTTAATTAAAGTTATCGCAATTTTAGCTCTTATTGTGATTGGTATTTTCATGATTTTAAAAGGCTTCTCTACCGACTCAGGACCAGCTACATTTGCAAACTTATGGAACCATGGCGGCATGTTCCCTAATGGAATGAACGGCTTTATTCTTTCGTTCCAAATGGTTGTCTTCGCCTTCGTTGGAATTGAGCTTGTTGGTCTTACAGCAGGTGAAACAGAAAACCCAGAAAAAGTTCTTCCAAAAGCAATTAATAATATCCCGCTTCGTATATTAATTTTCTATATTGGAGCACTTATTGTGATTATGAGTATTTATCCATGGAATGCTATTAATCCAGCGGAAAGTCCGTTCGTACAAGTTTTCGTTGCGGTTGGAATTGTAGCCGCTGCAACCATTATTAACTTTGTTGTGTTAACATCTGCTGCTTCTGCATGTAACAGTGCTATCTTCAGTACAAGCCGTATGATGTACTCACTCGCTAAAGATAAAAACGCACCAGAAGCGTTAGCAAAACTTACAGCTAATAAAGTACCTTCAAATGCGCTGTTTTTCTCAGCTGTTGTTGTTTTAATTGGCGTTGTTTTGAACTATACAATGCCTGAAGGCGTCTTTACGCTTATTACAAGTATTTCAACTGTTTGCTTTATTTTCATTTGGGGAATCACGGTTATTTGTCATTTGAAATATCGCAAAACAAGACCCGATTTAGCGAAAGTGAATAAGTTTAAGCTTCCGCTTTATCCATTTTCCAACTATCTAATTCTTGCTTTTCTTGCCTTTATTATTGTCGTATTGGCACTTGCAGAGGATACACGAGTTTCGCTATTTGTTACACCTGTTTGGTTTATTTTGCTTATTGTAATTTATAAAGTTCAAGCAGGGAAAATAAAAAAAGATGTAGCATCGAAAAAATAA
- a CDS encoding GlpM family protein, which yields MGYILQFLLGGTIMVCASLLSKSKYLFLSGIITLLPIMTLVNIHLQMKNMNIMNFRITQKNAIFGSFGAVILISVIFILTHWIKPTYAVIGAFIIYILYMLGCKYFLS from the coding sequence ATGGGGTATATTTTACAATTTCTTTTAGGTGGAACAATTATGGTCTGTGCCTCCCTTTTAAGCAAATCCAAATATTTATTTTTGTCAGGGATTATCACATTACTGCCTATCATGACATTAGTTAATATTCATTTACAAATGAAAAATATGAATATCATGAATTTTAGAATCACACAAAAAAATGCCATCTTTGGCTCCTTTGGTGCGGTTATATTAATTAGCGTAATTTTTATCTTAACACATTGGATTAAGCCTACATATGCGGTAATAGGGGCATTTATTATCTACATTTTATACATGCTTGGATGTAAGTATTTTCTCTCCTAG
- a CDS encoding TetR/AcrR family transcriptional regulator: MKDHAKTRIDPRVIRTRQLIKDALIDLLQEMEVRKISVNRLAERATINRVTFYLHYRDIQDMLEKMAQEMVEDIEEIMMSTESSQDDSKEIEELKLLDLLEYIADNAKFYKVVLGSRRTPIFTERLLNTLSDIITKRTESASFLATKDIPVDIAIWYSSSALIGTIVKWLHRDMPYTPQFLAKKLYMLFKLRMEEI, from the coding sequence ATGAAAGACCATGCAAAAACCCGGATAGATCCACGAGTTATTCGTACACGTCAATTAATAAAGGATGCTTTAATTGATCTTCTACAAGAGATGGAAGTTCGCAAAATTAGCGTAAATCGACTTGCAGAACGCGCAACAATTAATCGTGTTACGTTTTATCTCCATTACCGTGATATTCAAGATATGTTAGAGAAGATGGCACAGGAAATGGTAGAAGATATTGAGGAAATCATGATGAGCACTGAAAGCTCCCAAGATGACTCTAAAGAAATAGAAGAGTTGAAGCTCCTCGACCTACTAGAGTATATTGCTGACAATGCTAAATTTTATAAAGTTGTTCTTGGTTCTAGACGAACCCCAATTTTTACGGAGCGTTTGTTAAATACCCTTTCAGATATCATCACAAAGCGAACGGAAAGTGCTTCCTTTCTTGCTACGAAAGACATTCCTGTAGATATTGCGATTTGGTACAGTTCTTCAGCTCTAATTGGAACGATTGTAAAATGGTTGCATCGAGATATGCCTTATACACCGCAGTTTCTTGCCAAAAAGTTGTATATGCTTTTTAAATTAAGAATGGAAGAGATTTGA
- a CDS encoding LysR family transcriptional regulator, with protein MSLKKYLAYITVVETGSLTKAAEKLNYTQPNISQMINSLEEEYGFPLLLRQKNGVKPTKNGLAVLHGMREIQRGYKNLSETVNGINGLETGKIRIGAYTSITTNWLPNILKEFKRQYPFIEIQVYEGNASELDHWLEEDQIDFGIGTVHNHKWEFQALFEDPIMVIMNAQHELVKRDFISLEAIESVEFILPYSDSLFEVHNIFKKAQINPNVAYQIRGDETIISMVRSNLGISLLPKLLLRRCSTDIAIKPLETQVFRQIGVLLNTKRGAQTPSVNKMVHFIHQWTRKNN; from the coding sequence ATGAGCCTAAAAAAGTATCTTGCTTATATTACAGTCGTTGAGACGGGAAGTTTAACAAAAGCAGCAGAGAAATTGAACTATACACAACCTAACATTAGTCAAATGATTAATAGTTTAGAGGAAGAATACGGTTTTCCTTTACTGTTAAGACAAAAAAATGGCGTTAAACCTACTAAAAATGGATTAGCTGTACTACATGGAATGCGAGAGATTCAGAGAGGCTATAAGAATTTATCAGAAACGGTGAACGGAATCAATGGATTAGAAACAGGGAAAATTCGTATAGGAGCCTATACAAGCATCACTACAAACTGGTTGCCTAACATATTGAAGGAATTTAAAAGGCAATATCCATTTATAGAGATTCAAGTTTATGAAGGTAATGCATCTGAACTAGATCACTGGTTAGAAGAAGATCAAATCGATTTTGGAATTGGTACGGTTCATAATCATAAATGGGAGTTTCAAGCTTTATTTGAAGATCCTATTATGGTCATTATGAACGCACAACACGAATTAGTGAAAAGGGACTTCATTTCTCTAGAAGCAATAGAATCTGTAGAATTTATTCTTCCTTATTCAGATTCCCTCTTTGAAGTACATAATATATTTAAAAAGGCACAAATCAACCCTAATGTTGCTTATCAAATTAGGGGAGATGAAACTATCATTTCAATGGTACGTAGTAATTTAGGAATCAGTTTACTTCCAAAATTACTATTAAGAAGGTGTTCTACAGATATAGCCATTAAACCGTTAGAAACCCAGGTTTTTAGACAAATTGGAGTTTTACTGAATACAAAGAGGGGGGCACAAACGCCATCTGTAAATAAAATGGTTCATTTTATTCATCAATGGACGAGGAAAAATAACTAG